In the Gorilla gorilla gorilla isolate KB3781 chromosome 1, NHGRI_mGorGor1-v2.1_pri, whole genome shotgun sequence genome, TGGTAGGCAGGTGTCACCATCTCTTTGCCCTGGGAAGAGGGGCCCAAGGGAGGGAGGCTGATTAATTTGAAGTCACATATCTATGGACCCATGGAGCCTAAACTGGCTCTCTTCATCCCTGGTGTGCTCCTCCACACCTCACACATGGGCCCAGCCTCAGTGAGGCAAATGTCCATCTGTTCCTGTAATGATCGCTCTAGTAGGTTGTACTGGTGCCCATACCACATGCCCTTGGCTCACCTCTGACTTTGGCTAGCTGTGGACATTTCCTGAGTGTGGTGATGGCTTCCTGCCTCAAGTGCCCAACACATCTCTCTGCTTTCCTGCTTCagaccttcccccagcccctgacaacaaAAGGGAGTGAATGCCTTCCTGGGGGACAGGGCTTGGTGTGTAGCCTCCTCAACCCCAGCCCTTATGAGAGGCAGTTCTAAAGCGCATGTACACAGCTCCTGGGAAGGGCACAGGGTGGGGTGGAGCCACAGGTAGCCACTGTGAGCCAGCCCAATTTCACATACTTTGCTGgctttcttccttctgtctcaCTCTCCTCACCCTGGCTTCTGGGATCCTGTAAgaattaaagaggaaagaaacaggaaaggtGGCTCGACAGTTGAGGActggtttattttagaaaaaacaaaactgagagaGGCTTTTGTCCAAGTTAGGTCAGAGCCtactctcttacagactaagagtttttaaggtttcagggtgggagagtttatcagaggcttggactgcttctgagtctttgttgtgcttatctgggagggagagttgtgtgtctgttcccatacatctttctgcagctgcaggcatatccccaccaccccccagtctgcttttagcttccttatcttagtgcacctgaagggaaaggaatgtgcttattaaggcccactgttttactggggccAATTGTATGAGGGTGAAGTTTGGCAGTTACTCAAGGGActttcctcccacctctctctgtgcctgagctgtcttatctgtgttttactgtctgctctttctggctgcttgtttttagaagagaagtgatttccttgaaatacatgaggctagaaagggagctggaacttaaagtggTGGTGTTTGTCTGAGATGATGGTGCTCCTGCTCTGTTAGATCCCTTTGCAGATGAAGTGCCTGCATCCTCATCCTTGTCTCAGGAGCTATTTCTTGGGAAGTCAATGTAGGACAGTTATGTGACAGGGAGAAATCAAATGAACAGCTCTGCGTGGATCACACAGGCAGCACACACTTTGGAGGAGGTAGGAGAGCCCTGTTTAAGGAAGTGTGGAAGACAGAAGAGCCTTCCATTGTGTGATCAGTTACCATGGAACCTCTAGGACCTCTTCTCCTGAGCATGTAGAATGATTTATGGTAAAACTGCCTCCTCTGAAAAGGGAAGGTGGTAGGGAGTGTGAGAGTGGGTCCTTCTGAATTCTAAGGACTAGTATAAATGACTTGTTCTTTTCAATGTCTGGGAAGAGTTTGTGCAAATTCCTTTTAGTGAACATGGCTTCAGTCCTTCTCCATTTTGAGGCTGGGTAAGTGGTTTCACCTCTCAGGAATGTCCTACAGTGCCAGCCATGAAACCTGTATTATCTTGCTCCATAGTTTCCTGGTTGGGGATGATGGCAGGGTGTATGAAGGTGTTGGCTGGAATATCCAAGGAGTGCACACCCAAGGCTACAACAACATCTCCCTGGGCTTTGCCTTCTTCGGCACTAAGAAAGGTAACAGTTATCACAGCTCACCTTCTCCAAAGAGTTCTCAAATCCTTTGTCTCAGGGGCCACTTCGTGGGAAGTAGCTATCTGCTACTCTGCTGTCTTCTTATCCTTCTCATACTTCTCTGAAGACCCACTCTCTCTtggaattttcttcttccttgattTCCAGGAAATGACTTTGTGAAGGGTCTCTTCCTACCGCCCTGGCTTCCTTCTCAACCCCTGTAAACAGGCTCCTCTTCCTCTAGCCATCTTGTATGTGGAGATGCTGACCAGTCGTCTCTCTGCAAGCTTATCTGGGCTTCAGCTCTCTCCTCTACGTCAATGACTAACACATCTTCCTCTTGAGCTCTGACCATTCTGTGGCTGTGGGCCATGATTTCCAAGTTCCTGCCAGGCACCTCTTCCTTTCATCTCTTACTCCTagattttctatatatttctaaaaaaaaaaaagacactctgGGTCCCCTAATCTCTGACTCTCTTCCACTTCTTTCTGGACTGTTGCTCCAAGGCCCCTTGCCACATGCATCTTAACATATGTACTCCAGGACCATTCCTTTGAATTTGTGTACCCTTTCTCGTTAACAGAGATCTTACATACCTAGTTTCTCATTTTCCCCTTCCAGTACCTTTTGAGATAGTCCAGCTAGATTTCATGACCCCTGTTGTGCAGAGGTGCAGTCTGGGTTTCAGAGAGGTCGATGACCCCAAGTGACACAGCTAGAAGGAGAGGAATCAGAACATGGTCCGTATCTTttatctccagctcctgggtggTTTCCCCAGCATTCCAGAGGACTCTGTGTTtatcttgtttttgcttttgttttcatgaCTACTCATTTCCATTTGTTGTTAGCTTGGGATCTTGAGCATGTTACTTCTCAGAGCCTCAAGTTCCTCTTCACAAATAATGCAGTTAATAATAGCATCTCTCAGAGGTTTGTGCTGCggattaaatgagttattgtAGGCAAAGAGCCTGACACATGCCTGGAGGGGCCCCTTCTGATGGGAAACCCTGGCCTGGCCTGGTGGGTGCTGCTGGGCTTGGTGCTGCTTCTGAGCTCTTTCATGGAGAGAGGAGGTGAAGTTTGGCAGGTATTTGGGATGAGAAAGGACTTCATTTTGAGCCACTGAGAGATCTTTCCAGGAAGATCCTTAATTCTCAGCCTCTCCAACTGGGGGCATAAcctgttcccttttcttcctctccatcaGCTGTGCAGGGGCTGGCAGAGCATCTTCTCCTTCCCCAAAAGATCCCCTGAAACTCAGGCTGGGTGGAGGTTTCCCACAGATTTCTCTCTTCTAGGCCACAGTCCCAGTCCTGCTGCCCTGTCGGCCATGGAAAACCTAATCACCTATGCTGTCCAGAAGGGCCACCTGTCATCCAGTTATGTTCAGCCACTTCTTGTGAAAGGCGAGAACTGCCTGGCCCCTCGGCAGAAGACAAGCCTGAAGAAAGGTAAGACCTTTCTTCAACCCTACTGGGCCTGCCACTGGGCTCACCCCAACTAACTCGCAAATACCATTGGGAGTGACCTTTTCAGTAGGGCCCATTAGATTCCTTCTGGAAGGCAACTGGCCACCCAACTCTCTGAACTCTTGGGGCTGGCAAATCTTGAGAGGAAACCTCCAGGCCACCTCTTTGTCCCCCAGATTCCTCATATGAAAGAGCCATAGCATTATCCCTGGTGTCATATATGCACACTCCTTTCTTCCATCACTCAACAAGCAATTACTGAACACCTTCTAGACCCTGAAAATATACTCAGGAATGAAAAGCAAAAGTCCCTGGCCTCATGAAGTTTCAGTCTAGagggcagagaaagacaaaaagcaaataaataagtgACATATTTGGTATGTTATATGGAGAAAAGTGCAAGGGAGGAAACAATGGAAAGGGACTGGATAcatttatacacatatttatacactCATATGtttacacatgaacacacacacactaacacacattTCTgaatacaaaaaccaaaacaacacgAATAGACTGAAGTGCTGCAGAAAACTTAGACCACCACTTACACAGACTTTAAAGAAAGAGCTTAACATAATTCAGATAATAAAAGGTGGATACCATTTTGAGTTTAACAAGCAGCAACATCAAAAACAGTAAATTTAATAAGCACTTTCAGCCTTTTCTTGGGCTTAATCAAGATTGAAAGAAGATTCATCTCTATTATATTAAAGCCTTGAGTAAATTTGATGTCTGGTGCCATCTGTTAACATAAATGATCACTTACATTGATAGAGAGTTTCATGGATTACAAATGACTCAAATACATATTCTTGGAATAAAATGTCCATGTCCCACTGCGGGACACTGTCTGCTCTCAAGTCCCACTgttgggggcagggtgggagaCCCAGAGGGGTTTGGGAAGTTGAGGGTCCTGAGCATTATATCAGCCTACAGTGGAGAAGTGGCTGGCATAGATGGGGAAGATGAACCCTCTGTGGTTTCTCGCCCCACCTCAGCTTGCCCCAGCATTGTCCCACGGTCTGTGTGGGGAGCCAGGGAGACCCACTGTCCCAGGATGACTCTCCCAGCGAAGTATGGCATCATTATCCACACTGCCAGGAGGACCTGCAACATTTCTGATGAGTGCCGCCTGCTGGTCCGGGACATCCAGTCTTTCTACATAGACAGGCTCAAGTCATGCGACATTGGGTATAAGTGAGTGGGTCTGGGTACCCTGGGCTTCTCTTCCCTTGGGGGCAGAAACTGAACCTTtgaaaggaaggggaaagggaactAATATTTACTGGGTAGTCACCATAGGAGAGGCACTGTATGGATAACCAAATGAATTCATCACACGACCCTGCCTGGGTCTTTCTTAGGAGATAGCCAAGGGGGTAGTCATTTGCCCAAACATGTTCTCAAGACGTGTACCTACTAAAGGTAGTACACTGGCATGACGGATGCTAAAACTCTGCCAAAAAGTCACTGGAGGAAGCAGTACGCGTGAAAGATTGTGACACCTGTAGAAAAGATAATCGAAAGATTGTGCTTTGTTTGTGTAACCACCGCCTCCTACTCAGAGACTGGGGCTCTGCTGCTCACTTTGGCCACAACCTGAAGTGGTTCCCTCTCATGGTAGACCCGTGCTGCTTCTCTGCTTCTAGAAACCACCAACTTCCTTGGGAAGAATATCCTTCCTGTCTGAAGGCGGGGGAGAGACCAAATACTATCTTTTGATTTCTCTAATGCTAAGGTCTGTGATTCTTTAATAAGGAAGACACCGACCTAAGTGGAagagtaaacatttcttttttttccccattaagcATTATCTTAAAGGGTCTCAAAATTCTGTGACACATTTTTGATCAAGATGTTTCCATTAAAAagtattgattttaaaaactgctacacaaacacacaaaatgaaTAGTCCACAAAACAAGTAGAAATTTCTTGAAGGATGCTTTCAGAGTTTGCAGATAAGACATCCGGCGTTAGACCCCATGTAACGTCCCATCAGGAACAATCACACTAAATTTTAAATCTAAGAAAAGGCTACTGGTAGCCCATTTGGCATATTCATGTACATTCATAGAAGGAACCCTTAACTCTAGGGCCATTTATGGCTTAGCAATGAATTTACCATTGCTTGGTACATGATTCTGGGCTGACTGTCTCTCCCCTCTCTGGCCCCTTGCTCTCGGTCCCCATTTTAGTAGCACCCTTTTCAAGATAGGAGAACACCTTCCCTCCAACACCTATGATGTATCAGAACCTACCAAGTGCTTTGCTAGGTCCTGCCATACAGGATTACTTGCAGCGTTGCTGTCTTTAATAAGAGTGGATACCTGAAAATGTACTGTAAATTTGGAAAGCCTAAACTGGAAAGTGGTGGAGGCTGAGGGGAGgccctttccttttttccattcaGGTCTCAGAGGGTAGTTGCCTGTCCCTTGACTTGGACCTTGTATTGTATCCTCTCCTATTATAGCATTATGACtgtgtcattttctttcattgaggTGGTCTGTAGTCAGGATGACACACTCCCTCCTTCATAAATTACAATTCACTGAACATGTAATTGAATGGGTACTCTGCGTGGCACAAGGCTACTCTGGGGATGCCATTGGATGTGCCTCACAGATACGGTTCTTGCCTGCATGGAGCCAATGCTTTagtgaggaagaaaaataattcaaacaaatAAGTTCTAGCAGGGTAGGTTAAACATTATGATAGGGGACACATGGAGGGTAGACGGGAGGTTTAGGATGCCAGGAAAATAGGTGTGAAGGAAACAATCCCTGTGGGAGCATCAGATTAGCTGAGGCCTTACAGTTGAGTGGGAGGAGAAAGCAGGAAGAGTGATTCAGGAAGAGGGAAATGGCCTCTGTGGAAAGGactgaattccagcctgagaGAGGTGCCTGTGGGGAGCTGAGAGAAGTTCACTGGGATAAATATAGATGTCAAAGAGGAGTGTGGTAGAGCTGGTGCTGGGGAGGCAGACAGGGTCCATGTCAGAAGGATCTTGTAACTTAAGCTGGGGTGTGTGCACTCAGTGCTGAGGGACTGAAAACAGGGTTTTGACATAGTAAGATTTGTATTTAGAAAGACCAGTCTGGCTACCCTTTAGGAATGGACTGGATGGGAAAGGGTGGAACTGGAGGCCGTGAGATCTGAGGACTGTGCAGCAATCCAGGCAGGACTGAGTGGTGACATCCCTGTGATGGTAGCAGAGGTTACAGAGAGAAGTGGAAGAATTTCAGAGGTCAGTGGAGGTTAATGGTTAATGACCAGGGTGCAGGGCAGATCAGGGAGTGTAGTTGGGAGACATCATTGACAAGCCTGGGTTAATGAGTGGATGAAGTGGGTGGGCTGATGCCTGTATTCCTGGCTGGGGccaatgggtgggtgggtgaccATGCCTTTCACCAAGATGGGGAGCCCAGAAAGGGGAACAGGTGAGGAAGAAGATGGGTCCAGTTGTGAACATGCGGACTTTCATGGATAGCAACTGAAGCCAAGGAAGTGGATGGGTTAGTCCTGTGTGGAGTATGGGGAGAAGAGGGCTCAGGATAGCATCCTGAGGAATCTCACATTTAAGGAAAGGGTGCAGGAAGatgaggtgtggagggagagcagCTGGAGAAGAAAGCCAAGAGAGTGTGGTGTGATGGAAGCTAAGGGAAGAGAGTGTTTGGAGAAGTCAAGAGAGGTGGCAGAGTCAAATGTACAGAGAGATCAAGTCAGGAAAGACTGGGGAAGTTTACTTTGTATTTAATGGTAGGGAGATCCTGGGCCACCTTGGGGGAAACGGTTTTCTTGGTGAGAAGGAGAAAAGGCCTAGGGATTGAAAGCTGTCATTCTCTTTTATCTTCATTGACTGTGAGCTACCTGGGGGGCcgcagtggtgtgctggagctgAATGGGCTTGTGCCAGCTCATGAGAGCTGATTGTTAGAGATTCTGGAAttttgagagctggttgttaaattgTTGGTCACCTGAAATCTGCTATAGTGAGAggtttacaccacagaaatcagCATATGCTGTAAACTGGGATTCCCTCTCCCTACCCTGCCTCCCTCATTCCACCTGAGCTAGTTTACCAGCACTCCATTGGCAAGGACTCTGTCTTGTTTCTGTAACCCAGTGCTTAGAATCCAATAGATAATCAAAGTCTGAAGCAGTAAagacatgaataaattaatacatgaaaGAGAGAAACAATTCCAGAATTTCatgctggtctccatctcccctTGTGGTCCTCTAGCTTCCTGGTGGGCCAGGATGGCGCCATTTATGAAGGGGTGGGCTGGAATGTCCAAGGCTCCTCCACCCCTGGCTACGATGACATTGCCCTGGGCATTACCTTCATGGGCACCTTCACAGGTAAGTGGATGCTTTGGTCAGTAGGGTCATTGCATGGTATTTGAAAGAGAGCATCTGACATGGAAGACAGTCTCAGTCTCAAGCGTCATTTTAGTGCCTGCATATGCTTGATTGACCCAGCTTCCAATCCAACATTTGACTCAGCTGAGTGTGACCAGAGGTGACCCCCAGACATAATGCTCACCCTATATCTACCCTCCTTTACACCCAGCCAAATGTCTGTTTCTTCCAATATGTAAGGAACATGCAAAGTAAGGGGAAAAGATCTTTGTGCTTATTTTTAGCTCATCTTGGTCAGCAGATGCATCTTCTCTTGGTTACCATGACAACAATGTAGAGACACTTTGCCTTATATGCCAAAGCCACAGTGAGCCCCAGTCTTTGCACTGAGAGTGCACACTGAGAATTGTCATGGCTCAGagctctattttactttttttttcatttttatagatttaggggctACAAATCCAttgtgttacatggatatattacacagtggtgaagtctgggctttcagtgtacccatcacctgagtagtgtacatgGTACCCATTAAATAACGTCTTATCCCTAATCCTGCTCTTACCTTCCCACCTTTTGAAGTCTCTGATGTCTATTATTGTACTCTGTGTGCCAatatgtacccattgtttagctttcatttataagtgagaacatgtagtttttcattttctgtttttgagtcaTTTCACTTAGGAATATGGCCTCCATTTCCACTTATGTTGctgtaaaagacatgatttcttttcttttctctctttttttgagatggagtctcgctctgtcacccaggctggaacacaatgTGCAGTtttggcttactgaaacctccgcctcctgggttcaagcgattctctggcctcaacctcccgagtagctaggactacaggcatatgccaccacacctggctaatttttgtatttttagtagagacaggctttcatcatgttggccagactcgtctcgaactcctgacctcatgatcctcccgtctcggcctcccaaagtgagccaccgtgccatgatttcattttttaatggctgaatagtattctatggtgtacacacacacacacacacacacacacacacacacacacacaccctaccttttctttattcagtcatccattgatggacattgaaGTGATTCAATGCctttgctgttatgaatagtgttgagataaacatatgagtgcaaatgtctttttgatataatgatttctttttctttggggtGATACTATttggattgctgaatcaaatggctattttatttttagctctttgataaatctccatagaggttgtactaatttacattctcatcaatagtgtgtaagcattcccttttctctgcatcctcagcaacatctgttattttttgacttatttatttatttatttatttatttatttatttagacagagtcttgctctgtcgccaggctggagtgcagtggtgtgatctcggctcactgcaacctccgccacctgggttcaagcaattctcctgcctcagcctcccgagtagctaggactacaggtgcatgccaccacacccagctaattttttaatttttagtagagacagggtttcaccatgttggccaggatggtctcggtctctgtcaatctgactggtgtaagatggtatctcattgtgattttaatttgcatttctctgatgattagtaatgttgagcattttttcacggtTTTTGGCTGCtagcatgtcttcttttgaaaaacgtCTGTCTacgtcctttgctcactttttaatgagctgacttttttccttaaaagttgtttgagttccttgtagattctggatattagctctttgtcagatgcatagtttgcacacattttctccattctgtaggttgtctgtttactctgttgattatttcttttgctgtgaagaaatattttagtttaattaagtcctatttgtctttttttgtttttgttgcatttgcttttgaggacttagtcataaatgcTTTGCCTAGGCCCATTTCCAGAAGagttttttcctaggttttcttctaagatttttatagtttgagatcttaaatttaagtctttaatccatcttgagttaatgtttATATACAgtgggtctagtttcattcttctgcatgtgactaTCCAactttctcagcaccatttattcaatagggtgtcctttccctggTGTATGTTTtcgtcaactttgtcaaagatcagttgagtGTAGCTATGTggctttacttctgggttctctattgtgttccattgatctatgta is a window encoding:
- the PGLYRP4 gene encoding peptidoglycan recognition protein 4 isoform X1, with the translated sequence MYLLPSTLSRLVSWDHVGMLPWLLVFSALGLQAWGDSSWNKTQAKQVSEGLQYLFENISQLTEKDVSTTVSRKAWGAEAVGCSIQLTTPVNVLVIHHVPGLECHDQTVCSQRLRELQAHHVHNNSGCDVAYNFLVGDDGRVYEGVGWNIQGVHTQGYNNISLGFAFFGTKKGHSPSPAALSAMENLITYAVQKGHLSSSYVQPLLVKGENCLAPRQKTSLKKACPSIVPRSVWGARETHCPRMTLPAKYGIIIHTARRTCNISDECRLLVRDIQSFYIDRLKSCDIGYNFLVGQDGAIYEGVGWNVQGSSTPGYDDIALGITFMGTFTGIPPNAAALEAAQDLIQCAMVKGYLTPNYLLVGHSDVARTLSPGQALYNIISTWPHFKH
- the PGLYRP4 gene encoding peptidoglycan recognition protein 4 isoform X2; this translates as MYLLPSTLSRLVSWDHVGMLPWLLVFSALGLQAWGDSSWNKTQAKQVSEGLQYLFENISQLTEKDVSTTVSRKAWGAEAVGCSIQLTTPVNVLVIHHVPGLECHDQTVCSQRLRELQAHHVHNNSGCDVAYNFLVGDDGRVYEGVGWNIQGVHTQGYNNISLGFAFFGTKKGHSPSPAALSAMENLITYAVQKGHLSSSYVQPLLVKGENCLAPRQKTSLKKACPSIVPRSVWGARETHCPRMTLPAKYGIIIHTARRTCNISDECRLLVRDIQSFYIDRLKSCDIGFLVGQDGAIYEGVGWNVQGSSTPGYDDIALGITFMGTFTGIPPNAAALEAAQDLIQCAMVKGYLTPNYLLVGHSDVARTLSPGQALYNIISTWPHFKH